One Methanomassiliicoccales archaeon genomic window carries:
- the thsB gene encoding thermosome subunit beta: MAMGNTPILILKEGSKREKGKDAQFNNIMAARAIADAVRSTLGPRGMDKMLVDSMGDVVITNDGVTILKEIDVEHPAAKMLVEVAKTQDEECGDGTTTAVILAGELLKKSVDLIDANVHPTIITAGYRLAAKKALEVLDTVAISIEPKDRATLIKIAKTAMMSKSISGSKELMAKVAVDSVSAVAEKVNGKWSVDMDNIQITKKHGGSMDDTQLIQGIIVDKEPVHPGMPKRIEKAKILLLDVALEIKKTEIDAKIEITDPTQMHAFLDEEERMLRQMVDTIKKVGANVIFCQKGIDDLVQHFLAKEKIYAGRRVKKGDMEKLSKATGAIIVSKINELEASDLGKADLVEMKKIQDEEMTFVTGCKNPKAMSILIRGGTDHVVAEIERSLDDAMSVVAITIEDGRMLTGGGSTAVEVALRLREYSSSVGGREQIAIDAYASAMEVVPTALSENAGLDPIDILIEMRKSHKAGKKHAGVNVFTGQVEDMLANDILEPFRVGKQAITSATDAAVMILRIDDVIASKGTPGMSSRDMVGKEGLGDTD, encoded by the coding sequence ATGGCAATGGGAAACACACCTATACTGATCCTCAAAGAGGGTTCCAAGCGTGAGAAGGGCAAGGACGCCCAATTTAACAACATAATGGCCGCCAGGGCTATTGCTGACGCTGTCAGGAGCACCCTCGGTCCCCGGGGAATGGACAAGATGCTGGTCGACTCCATGGGAGATGTCGTCATCACCAACGATGGTGTCACAATTCTCAAGGAGATAGACGTCGAGCACCCTGCCGCCAAGATGCTGGTGGAGGTCGCCAAGACCCAGGACGAGGAATGCGGCGACGGCACAACAACCGCTGTGATTTTGGCCGGCGAACTGTTGAAGAAGTCCGTGGACCTGATCGACGCGAACGTTCATCCGACAATCATCACCGCCGGCTACCGCCTGGCTGCCAAGAAGGCCCTCGAGGTCCTGGACACCGTGGCCATAAGTATCGAGCCCAAGGACCGCGCCACTTTGATCAAGATCGCCAAGACCGCTATGATGAGTAAATCCATCTCCGGCTCAAAGGAGCTAATGGCCAAGGTCGCTGTTGATTCCGTGAGCGCCGTGGCCGAGAAGGTCAACGGCAAATGGTCCGTGGACATGGACAACATCCAGATCACCAAGAAGCACGGCGGTTCCATGGACGACACCCAGTTGATCCAGGGTATCATCGTGGACAAGGAACCGGTACACCCCGGTATGCCTAAGAGGATAGAGAAGGCCAAGATCCTCTTGTTGGACGTCGCACTCGAGATCAAGAAGACCGAGATCGACGCCAAGATCGAGATCACCGACCCTACCCAGATGCACGCCTTCCTGGATGAGGAAGAGCGCATGCTGAGGCAGATGGTCGACACGATCAAGAAGGTCGGCGCAAACGTGATCTTCTGTCAGAAGGGGATCGACGATCTGGTGCAACACTTCCTGGCCAAGGAAAAGATATACGCCGGACGCCGCGTCAAGAAGGGCGACATGGAGAAGCTGTCCAAGGCCACTGGAGCGATCATCGTATCCAAGATCAACGAGCTGGAAGCTTCTGATCTGGGCAAGGCCGATCTGGTGGAGATGAAGAAGATCCAGGACGAGGAGATGACCTTCGTTACCGGTTGCAAGAACCCGAAGGCGATGTCCATCCTGATCCGCGGCGGTACCGACCACGTTGTGGCCGAGATCGAGCGCTCTCTGGATGACGCCATGAGCGTGGTCGCCATAACCATAGAGGACGGCCGCATGCTGACCGGTGGAGGATCCACCGCTGTCGAGGTCGCTCTCAGACTGAGGGAGTACTCTTCCTCCGTCGGAGGCCGCGAGCAGATCGCCATTGACGCCTATGCATCTGCAATGGAGGTCGTGCCTACCGCACTGTCCGAGAACGCTGGGCTGGACCCCATCGACATACTCATCGAGATGAGGAAGTCCCACAAGGCGGGCAAGAAGCACGCCGGTGTCAATGTCTTCACCGGACAGGTGGAGGACATGCTGGCGAACGATATCTTGGAGCCTTTCCGCGTGGGTAAGCAGGCAATCACCTCTGCCACCGACGCAGCGGTCATGATCCTGAGGATCGATGATGTCATCGCATCCAAGGGCACCCCTGGCATGAGCTCCAGGGACATGGTCGGCAAGGAAGGCTTGGGCGACACCGATTAA
- a CDS encoding nucleotide exchange factor GrpE has product MEKSFKDTRPPKPGKAQDEPLMSSEEKERLQAEVGEAKALAERNLDLAKRIQAEFDNYMKRTQREKDERVKAANDKLLYDLLGFLDDFERALASKGTPEEFRCGVESVYTNLRSLLQSKGLVETPCETFDPVVHEALCVGEGEEGKVLEVYQKGYYLGPRVIRYAKVKVGKCSDRGESDG; this is encoded by the coding sequence ATGGAAAAAAGCTTCAAGGACACGCGACCCCCGAAGCCGGGGAAGGCTCAGGACGAGCCGCTCATGTCGAGCGAGGAGAAGGAACGCCTCCAGGCCGAAGTGGGGGAGGCCAAGGCCTTAGCGGAAAGGAACCTGGACCTAGCAAAGAGGATACAGGCCGAGTTCGACAATTACATGAAACGTACCCAGCGCGAGAAGGACGAGCGGGTGAAGGCGGCCAACGATAAGCTGCTCTACGACCTGCTGGGTTTCCTGGATGATTTCGAGAGGGCCTTGGCATCCAAGGGCACTCCCGAAGAGTTCAGGTGCGGTGTGGAATCGGTATATACAAACTTACGATCATTGCTCCAGTCCAAGGGACTGGTAGAGACGCCCTGCGAGACCTTCGACCCTGTGGTGCACGAGGCTTTGTGCGTCGGGGAAGGGGAAGAGGGCAAGGTCCTAGAGGTCTACCAGAAAGGTTATTACCTGGGACCTAGGGTAATTCGTTATGCCAAGGTAAAAGTAGGCAAATGTTCAGACAGAGGTGAATCAGATGGCTAA
- the dnaK gene encoding molecular chaperone DnaK codes for MAKIIGIDLGTSNSAAAVMEGGRPTIIPSAEGTSIGGKAFPSYVAFTKDNQLLVGEPARRQAVTNPEGTIAAIKRKMGTDYMVKVMGKEYSPQQISAFILQKIKRDAEAYLGEEVVKAVITVPAYFNDNQRQATKDAGAIAGLEVIRIINEPTSAALAFGLDKVGTSQKVMVFDLGGGTLDVTIMDFSEGVFEVVSTSGDTQLGGTDMDELLIKYALNIFKKESGIDLTADKMAIWRVREACEKAKIELSTTMSTEINLPFLAAGDDGPKHLAFNLTRAKLEELVEPVINRLRNPVDHAMKDSGLSADKINSVILVGGPTRMPVIQKFMETIVGKKIQRGVDPMECVAMGAAVQAAVLSGEVKDVLLLDVTPLSLGIETLGGIATKLIERNTTIPTRKSQIFSTAAEGQTSVEIHVSQGERPMAKDNTSLGRFMLMGIPPAPRGVPQIEVTFDIDANGIVNVSAKDLGTGKEAKITITASTKLGSEDIDRMVKEAERFAEDDLKNKEKVETINQADQLVYATEKALAELGDQASNEERTNIETVSNDLKEEIKKGETASIKAKMEILQKEFYAISARIYQNVAQKQQEAGQDDGQQGAAPKDDNVVDADYKIVDDQ; via the coding sequence ATGGCTAAGATCATAGGGATCGATTTAGGTACCAGCAACTCGGCCGCGGCGGTCATGGAAGGCGGCAGGCCGACGATAATACCGAGCGCAGAAGGAACGAGCATCGGCGGGAAGGCGTTCCCGTCCTACGTCGCTTTCACAAAGGACAATCAGCTCCTGGTCGGAGAGCCGGCTCGGCGCCAGGCGGTAACGAACCCGGAAGGTACCATCGCCGCTATCAAGCGGAAGATGGGCACGGACTATATGGTAAAGGTCATGGGGAAGGAGTACTCGCCCCAGCAGATCTCCGCCTTCATATTGCAGAAGATCAAGAGGGACGCGGAAGCATACCTTGGCGAAGAGGTCGTCAAAGCGGTGATCACCGTGCCCGCTTACTTCAACGATAACCAGAGGCAGGCCACCAAGGACGCCGGGGCCATTGCCGGGCTGGAGGTCATCAGGATCATCAACGAGCCGACATCGGCGGCGCTCGCTTTCGGCCTGGACAAAGTCGGAACCTCCCAGAAGGTCATGGTGTTCGACCTGGGCGGCGGTACCCTCGACGTGACTATAATGGACTTCTCCGAAGGGGTCTTCGAGGTCGTGTCTACCAGTGGCGATACGCAATTGGGCGGCACGGACATGGATGAGCTGCTCATCAAGTACGCGTTGAACATATTCAAAAAGGAGAGCGGCATCGATCTCACGGCCGATAAGATGGCCATATGGAGGGTCCGCGAGGCCTGCGAAAAGGCCAAGATCGAACTTTCCACAACCATGTCCACTGAGATCAACCTGCCCTTCCTGGCCGCCGGGGACGACGGACCGAAGCACCTGGCGTTCAATCTGACCAGGGCGAAACTGGAAGAGTTGGTCGAGCCGGTGATCAACCGTTTGCGCAACCCTGTCGATCATGCCATGAAGGACTCCGGGCTCAGCGCTGACAAGATCAACTCCGTCATTTTGGTCGGAGGACCGACGCGCATGCCGGTCATCCAGAAATTCATGGAGACCATCGTGGGCAAGAAGATCCAGCGGGGCGTGGACCCAATGGAATGTGTGGCCATGGGCGCCGCGGTACAGGCGGCCGTTCTCTCCGGTGAGGTAAAGGACGTCCTTCTGCTGGACGTGACGCCATTATCCTTGGGCATTGAGACGCTGGGCGGAATAGCCACCAAGCTGATCGAACGCAATACGACGATCCCCACGCGTAAGAGCCAAATATTCTCCACCGCTGCTGAGGGGCAGACCAGCGTGGAGATCCATGTCAGTCAGGGAGAGAGGCCGATGGCCAAGGACAATACGTCGTTGGGCCGGTTCATGCTCATGGGCATCCCGCCCGCTCCCCGTGGTGTACCCCAGATCGAGGTGACGTTCGACATAGACGCCAACGGTATCGTCAACGTCAGCGCCAAGGACCTGGGGACCGGAAAGGAAGCGAAGATAACCATCACCGCCTCCACGAAGTTGGGTTCCGAGGACATCGATCGCATGGTTAAAGAGGCCGAACGCTTCGCCGAGGACGACCTGAAGAACAAGGAAAAGGTCGAGACCATCAACCAGGCCGATCAGCTGGTCTATGCCACCGAGAAGGCATTGGCCGAACTGGGCGATCAAGCGTCGAACGAGGAGCGCACCAATATCGAAACCGTATCCAATGATCTCAAAGAGGAGATCAAGAAGGGTGAGACCGCCTCCATCAAAGCGAAGATGGAGATCCTGCAGAAGGAGTTCTACGCTATCTCGGCCCGCATATACCAGAACGTGGCGCAGAAGCAGCAGGAGGCCGGCCAAGATGACGGTCAGCAGGGCGCCGCCCCCAAGGACGATAATGTGGTCGACGCTGACTACAAGATCGTGGACGACCAGTAG
- the dnaJ gene encoding molecular chaperone DnaJ, producing the protein MAEKRDYYEVLSVDRKASEEDIKKAYRQLARQYHPDVTKEDPKVAEERFKEISEAYEVLMDKEKRELFDKYGHAGVNSQFQGGGFNWNDFTHQGDVRDIFGDQGGYGNIFDMFFGGGRSRGPHQGQSLRYDLEITLEEAADGIKKELTLPLTVKCDVCAGTGSKSKKEEVCTHCGGKGQVQRVERRGYSQFVSIGACPKCHGSGKDIKDPCPECDDGWTRKRQKIAIDIPKGVDTGMRLRVGGAGEPSPDRGPPGDLFVVIHVKKHKLFERDGADLLIEQEISFPEAALGAEMEVPTLKAKAKLNIPSGTQPDTVFKLKGEGLPRVDGHGKGDQYIKVKMSVPKKLTGEQKDLLRRFGEIGPGKKSVFGRGKS; encoded by the coding sequence ATGGCCGAGAAGCGCGACTACTACGAGGTCCTGAGCGTAGACCGCAAGGCGAGCGAAGAGGACATCAAGAAAGCCTATCGACAGTTGGCACGCCAGTACCATCCCGACGTCACCAAGGAGGACCCCAAGGTGGCCGAGGAGCGCTTCAAGGAGATATCGGAGGCGTACGAGGTCCTGATGGACAAGGAGAAGCGTGAGCTCTTCGACAAATACGGGCACGCCGGCGTCAACAGCCAGTTCCAGGGCGGAGGCTTCAACTGGAACGATTTCACCCATCAGGGCGACGTACGCGACATTTTCGGTGACCAGGGCGGTTACGGCAATATCTTCGATATGTTCTTTGGCGGCGGACGCTCCCGTGGTCCCCATCAGGGGCAATCCCTGCGTTACGACCTGGAGATCACCCTGGAGGAGGCGGCGGACGGCATCAAGAAGGAGCTCACCCTGCCGCTGACGGTCAAATGTGACGTCTGCGCCGGTACCGGTTCAAAGAGCAAGAAGGAAGAGGTGTGCACCCATTGCGGCGGCAAAGGCCAGGTACAGAGGGTGGAACGCCGCGGCTACTCACAGTTCGTGTCCATAGGCGCTTGTCCAAAATGCCATGGCAGCGGCAAGGACATCAAGGACCCATGCCCGGAATGCGACGATGGTTGGACGCGTAAGCGACAGAAGATAGCTATCGATATCCCCAAGGGAGTGGACACCGGCATGAGGTTGAGGGTCGGAGGGGCGGGAGAGCCCAGCCCGGACAGAGGTCCGCCTGGTGACCTGTTCGTGGTCATCCACGTCAAGAAGCACAAACTGTTCGAGAGGGATGGGGCCGACCTGTTGATCGAACAGGAGATCAGCTTCCCTGAGGCGGCATTGGGTGCGGAGATGGAAGTGCCAACGCTCAAAGCGAAGGCCAAGCTGAACATTCCCTCAGGCACGCAACCAGATACGGTCTTCAAGCTCAAGGGTGAGGGATTGCCGCGCGTGGACGGCCACGGTAAAGGAGACCAATATATCAAGGTCAAGATGTCCGTGCCCAAGAAGCTGACCGGCGAGCAGAAGGACCTGCTGCGCCGGTTCGGTGAGATCGGGCCGGGGAAAAAGAGCGTGTTCGGACGGGGCAAGAGCTGA
- a CDS encoding DUF1294 domain-containing protein — MEISSVLLLGFISAYLLINLVVFAMYGWDKRNAVKGEHRISETRLLTAALLGPFGAWTAMRLFHHKTRKTLFKLVPLFVILHLLLLILYYF, encoded by the coding sequence ATGGAAATTTCCTCGGTCCTGCTCCTGGGGTTCATCAGCGCCTACCTGCTGATCAACCTGGTGGTGTTCGCCATGTATGGCTGGGACAAGAGGAACGCCGTGAAAGGAGAGCATCGCATCTCCGAGACGCGGTTACTGACGGCCGCGTTGCTAGGTCCCTTCGGAGCCTGGACCGCCATGAGGCTGTTCCATCACAAGACCCGCAAGACCCTGTTCAAGCTGGTGCCGCTGTTCGTCATACTGCACCTGCTGTTGCTCATACTGTACTATTTTTAA
- a CDS encoding MFS transporter — MTVRLPSFKSTQGFDHRVWTLFYGRIISALGYSIVMPFLAIYLHDDLKISMTMVGIVLLISAIVGSVGQIIGGELADIFGRKKIMVIAMAARSLTFLLLAYIISGGADLMVIAIMVSMSSLFGSLFEPATSAMIADVVPSKKRLEAYGLLRVGGNLGWTLGPLLGGLLAMISFPFLFLISALATGTVSFIVLFLVAESISPSSKRDHFSIKDMGRIRNDHRFIGFAFISVFLFIMFGQMASTFAVFSTSQVGISSAELGYLYALNGILVVLIQFPIARAINHYRMTRVIAFGALLYAVGYGIVGFAPGLGYLAMCMIVVTMGEIIVSPSAMTLVAKMSPEKERGRYQGMFGLVSNFGFSAGPFFGGMLYDSLVNQPVLLWAGIGSFGLMAAIGFLMLGRWLPVMTDRVDCDE, encoded by the coding sequence ATGACGGTAAGGTTGCCCTCATTCAAATCCACCCAGGGTTTCGACCACAGGGTCTGGACGCTGTTCTATGGGCGAATCATTTCCGCGTTAGGTTACTCAATCGTGATGCCATTCCTGGCCATCTACCTCCACGATGATCTGAAGATCTCCATGACCATGGTCGGGATCGTCCTTCTCATATCGGCCATAGTCGGATCCGTAGGGCAGATCATCGGCGGAGAACTAGCTGACATATTCGGCCGTAAAAAGATCATGGTCATAGCCATGGCCGCCCGGTCCCTTACCTTCCTGTTATTGGCCTACATAATCTCCGGCGGCGCGGACCTGATGGTCATCGCTATCATGGTCTCGATGAGCAGCCTGTTCGGTTCGCTCTTCGAACCGGCCACCAGCGCCATGATAGCCGACGTGGTGCCATCCAAGAAAAGGCTGGAAGCCTACGGGCTACTAAGGGTAGGCGGGAATCTAGGTTGGACCTTAGGCCCCCTGCTGGGTGGTCTGCTGGCCATGATATCGTTCCCCTTCCTGTTCCTCATAAGCGCCCTGGCCACCGGGACAGTGTCCTTCATAGTGCTGTTCCTCGTAGCGGAGAGCATCAGTCCCAGCAGTAAAAGGGACCACTTCTCCATCAAGGACATGGGTCGGATAAGGAACGACCATCGGTTCATAGGCTTCGCCTTCATCTCTGTGTTCCTGTTCATCATGTTCGGCCAGATGGCTTCCACCTTCGCCGTCTTCTCCACGTCCCAGGTGGGCATCAGCAGCGCCGAGCTCGGTTATCTTTACGCATTGAACGGGATCCTGGTGGTGCTGATACAGTTCCCCATAGCCCGGGCCATCAACCATTACCGCATGACCAGGGTGATAGCCTTCGGCGCGCTGCTTTATGCCGTCGGTTACGGCATCGTAGGCTTCGCTCCCGGCCTCGGCTACCTGGCCATGTGTATGATCGTGGTCACCATGGGTGAGATAATCGTCTCCCCGTCAGCGATGACACTGGTGGCCAAAATGTCTCCGGAGAAGGAAAGAGGGCGGTACCAGGGGATGTTCGGGCTGGTCAGCAACTTCGGTTTTTCTGCCGGGCCGTTCTTCGGTGGCATGCTGTACGATTCGCTCGTGAACCAACCAGTGTTGCTGTGGGCCGGGATAGGGTCCTTCGGTCTCATGGCCGCTATCGGTTTCCTGATGCTGGGTCGATGGCTTCCAGTGATGACCGATCGGGTGGACTGCGACGAATGA